Genomic segment of Paenibacillus sp. FSL R5-0623:
GGCATGTTTCTCTTCATCATCTTGTTTTCCTCCTTTATATTTTAAAAAGATCCCGGGATACGAGACCTTCTTACCATCTTACCAAAACTAATATTTTAATCCAGTATATTCGACTAACTTGCTTTTTTATTATCATTTGTGGTCATATCTTCCATTTAATAACTTAATTCTTCACATCATATGGTAGATCCATAGAACATTTTAATTACTGCATAAAAAACATTTTATGAATTTTCATCTCGTATTTTTATTTGCTTTCCTGTATATTTAACTACAAACTTTTATTCAATTTATGCAAATAAGCCTCTACAGACTTTAACACAATAAAGGAGTGCATCGAAAAAGTGTCCACGATAACAAAAGAAACTACAGAGTCCGTTCAAGTTACTGCCGCAGATTATGTTCATTCCGTTTATGAGTCGGTTGTCGCCAGAAATCCGCATGAAGATGAGTTCCATCAGGCTGTCAAAGAAATTCTGGATTCCCTTATTCCTGTTATTGAAGCACACCCCAAGTATAGGAACCATAGTCTGCTGGAACAGCTTGTTGAACCCGAACGTGTAATCACATTCCGTGTCCCATGGGTAGATGATCAGGGCAAAGTTCAGGTTAACCGTGGATTCCGGGTGCAATTCAACAGTGCCATTGGCCCTTACAAAGGCGGACTTCGCTTCCATCCTTCTGTATACTCGGGCATCATCAAGTTCCTTGGCTTCGAACAGATCTTCAAAAATGCTTTGACTGGTCTGCCCATTGGCGGTGGTAAAGGCGGTTCTGACTTCGATCCCAAAGGAAAATCGGATCTGGAAGTCATGCGTTTCACGCAAAGCTTCATGACAGAGCTGTACAAATATATCGGTTCCGATACGGATGTACCGGCAGGTGACATTGGTGTAGGCGCAAGGGAAATCGGTTACATGTTCGGTCAATACAAACGTATTCATGGCGGGCATGAGGCAGGCGTGTTGACAGGAAAAGGTCTGCTGTACGGAGGAAGCTTGGCACGTAAGGAAGCGACTGGCTTCGGCTGTGTGTACTTCGTGAAGGAGATGCTGCAATCCAAGGGGCTCAGCTTCCAAGACAGCACAGTCGTTGTCTCTGGTTCTGGTAATGTGTCCATCTATGCCATTCAGAAGGCCCAGGAGCTTGGAGCTACAGTCGTGGCGTGTAGTGACTCAGGTGGCTACATACACGATCCACAAGGCATCAACCTGGATACCGTGAAACGTCTGAAAGAGGTTGATCGTCTCCGCATCAGCGAATACCTCAAAGAACACCCGCATGCTACATATACCGAAGGCTGTGAAGGCATCTGGTCTATCCCTTGCGACATTGCCCTTCCGTGTGCGACGCAAAATGAGATTGATGAAGAAGCTGCGGCCCTTCTGGTCAAAGGCGGCGTGAAGGCCATTGGCGAAGGCGCAAATATGCCTTCCACCCTGGCTGCCATTGACGTCTTCCACGGTGCAGGCGTGCTGTTTGGTCCAGCCAAAGCGGCTAATGCCGGCGGTGTAGCCGTGTCTGCTCTTGAAATGTCACAGAACAGCATGCGGTTGTCCTGGTCATTTGAAGAAGTAGACGCCAAGCTGCATGACATCATGAAGAACATCTACACCAGCTGTGTAGAAGCTGCTGAAGAGTATGGTTGTGAAGGCAACCTCGTTGCCGGAGCGAATATCGCCGGTTTCCTCAAGGTAGCCGATTCCATGATTGCTCAAGGTGTAGTTTAATTTAAATACGTAATTCTCCACGATTAAAGGGCGTTCCCATCTAATTTGGGTAACTGCCCTTTTTTCATTCTCTTCAATTGCTCTAATCGCAAGGCAATGGTAAAGTGGTACTGACGTAATTCCATCTATTTGTACTATTATAAGGAAGTGTTTACATTGTCTAACCAACCATTTGCCAGCACTGCGAGTCCTCATCTTAGCGCAGACTGTGAGCAATGTTTTGGCCTGTGCTGTGTTGCCTTGCCCTATGGCAAGTCATCTGACTTTGCTTTTGATAAAGCCAGCGGCACACCCTGTCCCAATCTGCGCACGGACAATCGCTGCGGTATCCATACTCAGCTTCGGCAGAAAGGGTTCAAAGGTTGCACGGTATACGACTGTTTCGGAGCTGGACAGAAGTTGTCCCAAGTGACCTACGCGGGCAAAGATTGGCGTGATCATCCAGAGTCTGCAAACGAGATGTTCGAGTGTCTGCCTGCCTTGCGACAACTTCACGAGTTGCTCAGTTATATGAAGGAAATGATGATGAGACCGGAGACGTCATCCCTTCACTCGGCATTTGGTAAGTTATATGAGGAGATTGAGCACTTGAGCAATCTGGAGCCTGCGGCACTCCTCCGTCTGGACATCGCCAATTATCGATTCAGTGTGAATCAACTCTTGGTCCAGGCAAGTGAGATGGTACGCGCGAATGTGCCCCCCACCGCTCATGGACAAGGGAAGTCGAAGAAGAGTAAAAAACGTACCGGAAGTGACTTTTTTGGTGCCAATTTAAAAGGGGCTGACCTGCGTGGCGCAAGCTTCCGAGGGGCTTTAATGATCGCAGCCGATCTCCGAAATGCAGATACACGAAAGGCGGATTGGATTGGCGCGGACTTGCGGGATACGGATCTGGGCGATGCAGACCTGAGAGGTGGCATCTTCCTGACGCAATCCCAGATTAATGCAGCCAAAGGTAATGTGAATACCAAGTTGCCGGATCATCTTAACATTCCTTCACACTGGGTGTAGCAAAAACAAAAAAAACAGCTCGTCCTATATATCCAAGGACGAGCTGTTTGTTATACAAATCACTGGAACGAATCAGAATTATAACAAGTCGCGGCGAAGATCTTCAGCCGATTTCGGAGACAAGTGACCGAGCGGAATATCAAATACCGTTTTCGCTCCCTTATGTCCTTCCACGCTCAAGCGTTGTGCGGCTCTTGCATACGCCACAAGTACGCTTGCTGTAAATTCAGGATTGCTGTCGAGTTTCAGACCAAATTCAATAATTTGCTTTTGACCGGCACCTGTAACCCCACTGCGAATAACAAATCCACCATGCGGCATACCTTCATGCTCGGATTTCAATTCTTCTTCGCTAATGAACGTTACAGTTGTATCGTAATCTGCAAAATAGTTAGGCATCGACACAATCGTCTCACGGATCTCATCCTGATTAGCACCATCTTCTGCTACCACATAACATTGACGCAGATGTTTCTCGCGTGTAGACAGCTCTGGTGTCTCCCCTGCACGAATGCGGTTGATCACCTCTTCAACAGGTACAGTATACTGTACACCCGCCTTAACGCCTGGAACACGACGAATAGCATCCGAGTGGCCTTGGCTCACACCTTTGCCCCAGAACGTGTACTCTTTTCCTTCTGGCAGGATGGACTGTGCAAGCAGACGGTTCATGGAGAACAAGCCTGGGTCCCAACCTGTGGAAATAACACTTATGTGACCGCCTTGCTCTGCCGCAGCATTAACTTCTTTGTAGAATTCCGGAATCTTCGCATGTGTATCGAAGCTATCTACCGTGTTGAACAACTTGGCGATGGCTGGTGTCTGCTCTGGAAGGTCGGTTGCAGAACCACCACAGAGGATCATAACATCAATCTTGCCTATGTATTGCTCCGCTGCAGAGATATGCTCAAAACGTACTTCTGTGCTTTCAGCGACCATCTGCTCCGGATTACGACGTGTAAACACAGCAATCAGTTCCAGATCCTCGTTCTGGGAAATGGCTTTCTCTACACCTCTACCCAAGTTACCGTAACCAACAATACCCACTCTAATCATGTTCAATCCTCTCCTGTCTTCTTCTATAGTTGTCTATTACTCTGTTTATAATGATATAACATACCATGTAACCTGTCAGGTTTCCAGTTCGAAATAAAAATACCTTGCAGCGGTGCAGCAATAATGCGGCTCCGTATGCAAGGTATTATGGCGTTCATTCGTTATTTTTGTTTATGATTCTGTCCAGGTCAACGTCAGTTCAATGACGCCTTCCTGTCCCGCCAATGTTCCTCCAATCAAGGACCAGACATCCTGCGTTTCCGGATCGGTTCCCTGAATGATAATATTTTTGTCATCGATCGTCTGACCCGCATCCGTCAACTTTTTGGTGTTGAAGTAATCTTTATACAGCTGGGATACGGTTTTCATATCTTGTTCAGTGGAGAAAATCACCATGGCTGATTGCTTGCCTTCATTCTCACCAGAATTGGCTAAACGTATCGTTGCATCTTCCGGCAATGGGAAATCACTTGGCAAATTCTCCGGCAACTCATTGGTTCCAGCAGCCGCTTCCTCACCGATTTCTGAATCGGAGTCTGCTGGTGCAGTCGTACCTTGCGTTTCGGTCACTGTACTTGTTGTTGCTTCGCTTGCACCTTCATCAGTCGCTTGTTCACCCGTTCCGGAGGAAACTTCAGTGTCCACCTTCTCCGTATCACTCGGTTCGTCTGCCGCGCTGCTGCAAGCACTCAAGGCCACCATCATCGCCAGTGCCGCACAGGCCAATACATATTTCCTTCTCTTCACCATCCGTTACCACTCCTTCTTCGTTTCATGTGCTAATCACGTTCAAACGGCTGGATCACAGGCACCGCATGAACGTTATTCTTAACCCATATCACAGATACAGATAATACACTTAAAGACAATAGACAACTGGCTACGAGAATGGACAGGAAGCGGGTGAACACTCTAAACTTTTTCATCCATCCCTCCTCCTCATCCTGTTCATCATGTGTTTGTGGGATCATGTTACTCATAGGTCACTGGACGGTGTCACTAATTTCATGATCTCGACAGCGACAATATCCGGCTGACTGTTATGGATGTAATGCTCGGTGTGAGGGACAATCTGCTGGGTTCCTTGTCTGGACCATGAAGCAAATTTCACTTGATCTGCCTGCCATGCCCGACTCCCCTCACTTGGTTGATCTGAGCCGGCTGTCAGGATCGTCAGAGGGAAAGGAAACTCCTTTTTGTTCTCCAGCACACGTAATGCGTTGATCTTGGAATGACGAATCTCATCCATCACGTTGTCATTGTATGCATGCTTCAGGGTAGAAATGGTGGCAGCCTTTTTCATCGGCGCAGAAACCAACTCCGGGTCAATGACCAGTGTTGCCATCATCTGATCCGAATGCAGCAATGTACGCGCAATGCCTGTTTTAACCAGGAATCGGACTGAAGTAAAATACCATTCGGGCGTATCCATTTCCACCGTACTGTAATACTCCGGGCTTCCGCCATCAATCATAACCATGCCAGCCACCTCATCAGGATATCTTTGCGCAAACCGCAGTGTCTCCAGCGATCCCAGGGAGTGACCGACCATGATGTAAGGTGGACGTTGACCGGATGTTCGCAGTAATTGGTGGATCTCTTCCGAGATGGTATCGACATCACGAGGGTCGTCTGTATAGTCGCTGTATCCATACCCGAACCGGTCATATACCGCAATTTTTACCTGTGATTTCAACTTGTCATATAGCGGACTGAAATCCACATACGGATTAGGTGTACCCCAGCCTGAGGCAAACACCACGGTTACCTCTCCTTTGCCAGCGGTGTAGAGGTGCATGTTTCGACCACTCACTTCATAATACTTGCCTGGCGGGGGATAGGACTTCATATCCTGCGTGGATTGATACGCTTCATACGCTGTACCTGCCAGCAGCAAAAGTCCTGTGGCAAGCATGATGCCTCCCAGCACCTTTAACCCTCTCCGTAACCCCTTCTTCATCTTCTCTACCCCTTATCCCCAAGGTTCATCTATATATGTATGCTTCAATCGTACCCAAGAAATTGCGGGATTGAAACAATCCCGAGTCCAGTTCTTTCCCCAACCAAAGTCCAGTGTCCCTCCCCTACCTGTAACGCAAAAAAACTGCAAATCTCCCATTCAGGAAACTTGCAGTTCATCTATGATCCTTACCTATAGTTGCAACGTAAGACCCACCGGGCAATGATCACTGCCCATCACATGGCAGTCGATATGCGCATCTGCCACCTTCGGTGCCAATTGATTGGATACGAGAAAATAATCAATGCGCCAGCCCACGTTCCGTTCTCTAACCTTCGGCATATAAGACCACCAGCTATATACATCCGTACGATCCGGATACAGATGGCGGAAGCTGTCCACATACCCAGAAGCAAGCAAATCGGTCATCTTGCCACGCTCTTCAAGGGTAAATCCGGAATTGCCCAGATTGGGCTTCGGATTCTTCAGGTCAATCTCCTGATGAGCCACATTCAGGTCACCACAGACGATAACCGGCTTAATCTGCTCCAATTGCAGAATATACCCCCGGAATCGATCCTCCCATTCCAGACGGTAAGGCAGCCGGGTCAAATCCCGCTTCGCGTTAGGGGTATAGACGTTCACCAGATAAAACTCATCATACTCCAGTGTAATCATCCGGCCTTCCGGTTCGCTGTCCTCCTCCATCCCGTAACGAACGGATATAGGCTTGATTCGGCTAAATACAGCCGTACCGGAATAACCTTTTTTGATCGCATAATTCCAATATTGATAAACATCTTCCCCCAGGTCCATCTCAATCTGTCCGGCTTGT
This window contains:
- a CDS encoding pentapeptide repeat-containing protein; this encodes MSNQPFASTASPHLSADCEQCFGLCCVALPYGKSSDFAFDKASGTPCPNLRTDNRCGIHTQLRQKGFKGCTVYDCFGAGQKLSQVTYAGKDWRDHPESANEMFECLPALRQLHELLSYMKEMMMRPETSSLHSAFGKLYEEIEHLSNLEPAALLRLDIANYRFSVNQLLVQASEMVRANVPPTAHGQGKSKKSKKRTGSDFFGANLKGADLRGASFRGALMIAADLRNADTRKADWIGADLRDTDLGDADLRGGIFLTQSQINAAKGNVNTKLPDHLNIPSHWV
- the gdhA gene encoding NADP-specific glutamate dehydrogenase, with the translated sequence MSTITKETTESVQVTAADYVHSVYESVVARNPHEDEFHQAVKEILDSLIPVIEAHPKYRNHSLLEQLVEPERVITFRVPWVDDQGKVQVNRGFRVQFNSAIGPYKGGLRFHPSVYSGIIKFLGFEQIFKNALTGLPIGGGKGGSDFDPKGKSDLEVMRFTQSFMTELYKYIGSDTDVPAGDIGVGAREIGYMFGQYKRIHGGHEAGVLTGKGLLYGGSLARKEATGFGCVYFVKEMLQSKGLSFQDSTVVVSGSGNVSIYAIQKAQELGATVVACSDSGGYIHDPQGINLDTVKRLKEVDRLRISEYLKEHPHATYTEGCEGIWSIPCDIALPCATQNEIDEEAAALLVKGGVKAIGEGANMPSTLAAIDVFHGAGVLFGPAKAANAGGVAVSALEMSQNSMRLSWSFEEVDAKLHDIMKNIYTSCVEAAEEYGCEGNLVAGANIAGFLKVADSMIAQGVV
- a CDS encoding alpha/beta hydrolase; the encoded protein is MKKGLRRGLKVLGGIMLATGLLLLAGTAYEAYQSTQDMKSYPPPGKYYEVSGRNMHLYTAGKGEVTVVFASGWGTPNPYVDFSPLYDKLKSQVKIAVYDRFGYGYSDYTDDPRDVDTISEEIHQLLRTSGQRPPYIMVGHSLGSLETLRFAQRYPDEVAGMVMIDGGSPEYYSTVEMDTPEWYFTSVRFLVKTGIARTLLHSDQMMATLVIDPELVSAPMKKAATISTLKHAYNDNVMDEIRHSKINALRVLENKKEFPFPLTILTAGSDQPSEGSRAWQADQVKFASWSRQGTQQIVPHTEHYIHNSQPDIVAVEIMKLVTPSSDL
- a CDS encoding diaminopimelate dehydrogenase — translated: MNMIRVGIVGYGNLGRGVEKAISQNEDLELIAVFTRRNPEQMVAESTEVRFEHISAAEQYIGKIDVMILCGGSATDLPEQTPAIAKLFNTVDSFDTHAKIPEFYKEVNAAAEQGGHISVISTGWDPGLFSMNRLLAQSILPEGKEYTFWGKGVSQGHSDAIRRVPGVKAGVQYTVPVEEVINRIRAGETPELSTREKHLRQCYVVAEDGANQDEIRETIVSMPNYFADYDTTVTFISEEELKSEHEGMPHGGFVIRSGVTGAGQKQIIEFGLKLDSNPEFTASVLVAYARAAQRLSVEGHKGAKTVFDIPLGHLSPKSAEDLRRDLL
- a CDS encoding exodeoxyribonuclease III, encoding MKLVSWNVNGLRACVTKGFMDYYQESQADIFCLQETKLQAGQIEMDLGEDVYQYWNYAIKKGYSGTAVFSRIKPISVRYGMEEDSEPEGRMITLEYDEFYLVNVYTPNAKRDLTRLPYRLEWEDRFRGYILQLEQIKPVIVCGDLNVAHQEIDLKNPKPNLGNSGFTLEERGKMTDLLASGYVDSFRHLYPDRTDVYSWWSYMPKVRERNVGWRIDYFLVSNQLAPKVADAHIDCHVMGSDHCPVGLTLQL